DNA from Sulfurimonas xiamenensis:
TCATGTCGGTCGTCCTAATGAAAACGGATTTACAGGCAAGGTATGGCAGACAATAGGGCAGGATTGTTTTAATTCGCATACGAACATCTGTTCATCTGGAGGAAGAACGCCTACTATTCAATGGGCAAATGATGACAGAATATCTCCGGACTGGGCAAATGCTAAGCTTATTTTTCTTAACTCTTCGCATGCCGCAGATGCAGGTCACTACTTTCAGCAATCAGCTTCATTTATAGCTGATGCAAGAGCAAAGGGTGCAAAATTAGTAGTTATGGATCCTCGTTTGTCTAACTCTGCAGGTATGTCAGATCTTTGGATAGCAGCATGGCCCGGCACGGAGCCTGTCATCTATCTTTACTTAGCACAAAGAATGTTAAGTGAGAACAAAGTAGATAAAAATTTTGTTAAAAAATGGTTAAACTGGGAAGTATTTTTAGATAATAAAAAATATTTAGAATTTATGGTGAGTAAAGGTTATATCGCTAAAGTTCCATCAGGTGATGATTTTGATACATTTTTAGAAGTTTTAAAAGAGTTGTACTCTCCTTTTACATTAGATTATGCTGTAAAAGAGACACATGTGCCAGCATACAAATTAGAACAGTTGTATGATATGTTTATCTGGGCAGGTACATCTATATCTACATACTTTTGGAGAGCGGCGGCAGCAGGAAACCGCGGTGGGTGGATGAGCGGTCGTACAGGTTATCTTTCTCTCGCTCTTCGTGGAGCTATCGGACCGGAGGGTGGTACATTCTTTCATCACTGGCATGTTATATCTGTAGCAGGAAAAGGTGGAAGTGCAACTGTAGGACAAGGCAAGCGTGGAACTGATGTTCCAAAAATTGATGTTTATAATGAGCTTTCATGGCCGCCAGAGTGGCCGATTTCAACATATGAATTATCATATTTATTGCCGCATCTTCTTGCAGATAAAAAATGGCAGAAAAAGTGGATAGACAGAGGTCTTAATGTTCCTCAAAAGCTAGCAGTTTGGATTCCTCGTATGTATAATCCTGTCTGGATTAATCCGGATGGATTTAGATGGATAGACACGATAAAAGATGAGTCGAAAATGGAGCTTACCTTTAATCTCTCTCCTGTATGGTCTGAGACTAACTGGTATGTGGATTATATCTTACCTGTTGGTTTAGCGGGTGAGAGACACGATCAGCACTCAGAAGCTACAATGCCTGCTCGCTGGACATCTTTCCGTCAGCCGGTTATGCGTGTTGCGCTTGAAAAAGCTGGATGGAAACCTAAAAACCCAAATCGTGCAACATTAGAAGCACATATAAAAGCGGGTCTTGGCGAAGTTTGGGAAGAGAATGAATTTTGGTTTGATATGTGTGTCAATTACATAGACCCAAAAGGTGATATTTTCTTGGATGCTGCAAAAACAAAAACGATTAAATCAATGTGGGAATCAAAAAAGAATCCTGGCAGACCGGTTACAATCGCTGAATGGTACGATGCGGCATTTGGTGACAATTTGCCAAATCTTAAAGTGACTGCAACATCAGATAAGAGATATAAAAATTCTGAATATCCTGTATATGAGTACATGAGAGATCATGGCGCATGGATGGAAGAGAACAATATCTACTCTGCGCAAGAGCGTGAGATTAAAGATGACGGGGAAAACTATATCTCTCATGGGCATAAATATAATAAAGCAGATGTAACAATAGACAAAAGAACTGGTGTTATGAGTGCAGAGTCTCACGGTAAGAAAAAATCTATTGGTATTGAGATTGACGGTAAAAAGATGGAAGGTTTTGCAACGCTTGATAAGAAACTTGACTTCTTTTGTGAGTGGCTTGCTGATGATTGGAAATGGCCTGAATACGCTATTCCGTTTTATCCAAGAGATGAAAAAGAGAAAAAAGAGATGGTTCATATTGTATCGCATGTAAATCACTCTTTTATGAGTGAGAAGAACTCATATGCATTAAATACTGTATTTAGACTGCCGTATAATATTCATACTCGTTCTGCAAACTCTAAGCACTTGATGGAAATTTCGCAGAATCATGATCCTATTTGGATTTCAACAAAAGATGCTAAACGACAAGGCTTTAAGCGTGGAGATGCAATTCGTGTTAGAATTGTAGATAGTTTAACAGGACTGGAATCTGGCTACTTTGTAGCTATGGCAGTTCCTACAGAGGGAGTTTTGCCTGGAACACTAGCATGTTCACATCACGGTGGCCGCTGGAAACTTGTAAACTCTGTAAGCATCCCTAACGGTGTAACGGATGGCAAAGTTGATTCTCAGCCGGTTGCCAGAAATATGAATGATCCTAAATTTATGGCTCACTCACCTCTTAATGCAGGTAAAGAGGGCGGACAGATTAAGATTGAAGATTATAACGGTCATGGCGGAATAAATAGTTTTGGTGTTCCTACGGCTGAACTTCAGATGGACGGTAAAGTTGGTAAATTAAAATATGTAGAGGGAATTAAACCGTTCGTTTCAGAGAGATTTGCAGATTATAACAGAGATAGCGGAAATATCTGGTGGGACGGGCTTAGTGGTTCATGGCAAAATGCAGTAGCTGCTCCGCATCCAGACCCGATTTCAGGTATGCACTGCTGGCACCAAAAAGTTATTTTAGAGCCTGCTCAAGCCGGTGATAAAATTGGTGATATTTATGTAAATTATGACAATAACTTTAAGGTTTATGAAGGATGGAGAGATGAACTTACTCGTGGTTTAGATGAAAATTCTACACTTCGCCGTCCAGAGCACATCAAGCGTCCTTGGGTGCCTCTATCTCACAAAGCATATGCGGTAAAGATAAGTAAGTAATACCATAAAGCCTCTTAAGAGGCTTTATGCTTCTAAATTGCAGCAAAAGTATAAACTTTTATAATCCTGCTATCCACATCCTAAGCCACAATCCAATAGTTGTAGTATAACCTACCTCACTAAAAACTTCACTGCCCTCTTTGTCATAAATAATAGTAGTAGGAAAGACGGAAACGCCATATCTTTGAGTTATTTGTCCGTCACTGTCGTTTACAACTTTAAAGGTTAAATCACGGCTTCTTAGATATTCGCGTATCTCTTCATCGCTACCGGATTTAATAGCAATCGTTAAAACATTAAAACTCTTTGAAATTCTCTCTATATTTTGAGCTTCAACTTTACATGTTGGGCACCATGTAGCCCAAAAATGGATTAAGATTGGTTTGTTTTTCGGTACTTTATAAAGAGTATTATTTAGTAATGAGACAGTTGATATACTCAGTGCTTCTTTATTTAAATCATTGCTTCTATAAAAACTGATAATGTTTGCAGATATTGCTATAGCAACAATAAAAACAATTATCTCTTTTACATATTTAACTATTTTATCTTTCATATTAACCTATTTCGATAGTATAAAAAAGATGAAAATTTTAAAGCGCAGGTACAACTACTTCCAAGAGAGATAAATCTACGCTAAAAACAACAACAAAGATCAAATATTTGATCTTTGTTGTTTAAATCATAATTCCTTTTATTGTAAAAAACAGCAATCCTGCAAGTATAGCCGCAGCCGGTACTGTTATAAGCCATGCCGCTACTATTTTCTTTACTGCATCTCTTCTGACATATTGAATTTTTTTGGCTTTTTTGATACTTTTTTTAGTTGATTTTATTATCTTTTTTTCATTTTCGATTAGTTTGTAAAGTTCTGCAATTCTAACATAGTCATTTTGTAACTTTTCACTTTTGTCTAGTAGCTCTTTTAACTCATATTCGTACGCATCTTTATTTAACCGCTCGTCTTCTATGGTAAGGATATCCTCTTCTATGGTTCGATTCTTTTCATCTTTTATGTGAAGCCACTCTCTTAAAAAACCAACACCAAACACACCGCCTATCGCAATATGCGTTGAACTGACGGGTAAACCAAGTTGTGAAGCAAGGATAACAGTAAGAGATGCTGCCATTGCTATAGAGAACGCTCTTATTTGATCCAAATCGGTTATTTCGCTGCCGACTGTTTTGATAAGTTTAGGGCCGTAAAGTGCAAGACCAAGAGAGATTCCTAATGCCCCAACTCCCATTACCCATAACGGTATAGAAGCATCTGATGTGACTCCTCCATTTACAACGGCATCATTGATTGCAGCCAATGGTCCAATAGCATTTGCAACATCATTTGCGCCATGGGCAAAGCTTAAGAGGGCTGCAGAAAAAATAAGGGGAATTGTAAAAAGAGTGTTTACGGAATCTTTAGTGTTTTCAAGAACGGTAGTGCTTGAATTTATTCTTTTTTTTACAAGTATGTAAACAAAAATGGCTACTATAAATCCAGCTGTCAATGCAACTGCAAATGTTGGTTTTTTAGTTACCTCTAAAGATATCATCGGAAGAGTATTAAGAAATTCTAAAATATTTGGCCAAATGCGTTTAATACCTTTTAGAATTAAATATGTAACAAAAGCTAGGGACATAATTGCAACAAAGATAGGTACATAGGTTTTGGCGGCTTGAACTTTGTCCTCCTTAAATACAATAGATTTTTTAATTGCAAAAAGAAAAAGAGCAGCAATTATACCGCCTAAAACTGGTGAAATTACCCAAGAAGCAGCTATGCTTCCCATTGTTCCCCAATCAACTATATTAAATCCTGCCGCTGCAATTCCTGCTCCCATAACAGCGCCGACAATAGAGTGGGTTGTAGATACAGGAGCTCTCATCATAGTTGCAAAATTTAACCATAATGCAGCGGCAAGAAGAGCAGCCATCATAGCCCAAATAAACTGGTTTGTATCACCTTGAAATGCAGAAATATCAATAATACCGTTTTTTATAGTTTTTACAACTTCTCCACCGGCAATAAGAGCACCGGCGGCTTCGAATGTAGCGGCAATAATAATAGCAGTTGTAAGCGTAAGTGCTTTGGAGCCGACTGCCGGACCAACATTGTTTGCAACATCGTTTGCTCCAATATTCATAGCCATATATGCACCGATAAGCGCTGCTACTGCAAGAAAGAGATTATTAGAAACCCCGCCGTTACTTAAAAAGCTGTATGTTAAAACACCTATCATAAAAAATAGAGCAAAGCCCAATCTTGTAAAATCCGAAGCACTCCTTTTAAGTGCCTGTTTTTGAATTTTGTTTACGGTGTGAAATTCCATTAAATGCCTTTTTAATTGTTGGCGAAATTATATTGTAATATCAATTATAAAATAATTATAAAGTTTAATTTTAGAAAATAACTACTGTTTTTTGATATATGCTTTTATAATCTTTTGTTCTTCTATTGGTCTGTCTGCGCCTGATCTTCCAAGCGTAGGAACATTTTCCAATTTTTTTATTATACTCATAGATTGTGGAGTAGCTTGACCAAAAATAGTATGTCTTCCATTTAACCATGGTGTTGGAGCTGTTGTTATAAAAAATTGACTTCCATTTGTATTTGGTCCCGCATTTGCCATTGCAAGAACTCCTGCTCGCGAAAAAAGCTTATCTTTGAACTCATCTTTAAAAGATCTTTTCCAGATGCTTTCACCTCCTCTTCCTGTTCCAGTCGGATCTCCGCCTTGAATCATAAAATCTTTTATAATACGGTGAAAAATCACTCCGTCATAATAACCGTTTTTTACATGTGTTATAAAATTTTCTACTGCCAAAGGCGCTACTTCTGGAAATAGTTTAAGTTCAATAACCCCTTGTGTTGTTTCCAGCACAACATACGACTCTTCACTTTGAGCATTAAGATTTATAGAAAATATTATTAACAAAGTAAGTAAAATTTTTTTCATTTTGTCTCCTCTTGGTTTTATATGTAATAATTATATTGTACCAATTTTTGTTTAAATTTAAAAATACTTTGGCTTTTTATTTAAATAAAGAAAACAGATTAAGAAAAATTTATAGAGGAAAGATTTATTTTATTGAAGGGATTGCCGCAAAAAATTGCGGCAATATAAGGTTTTATTTACCAGCAGCAACGCGGTCTTTAAGACCTTTGCCAGCTTTAAATTTAGGAACCATCTTGTCTTGAGTAGTATAAGTTTTGTCAGTACCAGGAACTTTACCACTTTTACCTTTTTGAAGTGCTGCTTCAAAGCTTCCAAATCCAACTAAAGAGACACTCTCTTTTTTTACTAAAGCTGATGTAACTGCTTCCGTAAAAGCTTTAATAGCTGCTTCAGCTTCAACTTTAGTTTTATAATTGCCACTT
Protein-coding regions in this window:
- a CDS encoding molybdopterin-dependent oxidoreductase, which translates into the protein MYLESRRTFLKGAAFTVAGASIAKGVFTADAIADSVSESKFTNTPDSLSFYPPMSEWNDFKELDGDDWKRGGIDRHGVRSESNPDGIEVNDYAIVATACSNCEASCGLTAWIDKKTFTVKKYMGNPLHPASRGRNCAKGYATQSQMYDPDRIAFPLKRAPGSARGEGKWIRTTWDEAMTTIGNKMHDAIKGDDELSKKSCMFHVGRPNENGFTGKVWQTIGQDCFNSHTNICSSGGRTPTIQWANDDRISPDWANAKLIFLNSSHAADAGHYFQQSASFIADARAKGAKLVVMDPRLSNSAGMSDLWIAAWPGTEPVIYLYLAQRMLSENKVDKNFVKKWLNWEVFLDNKKYLEFMVSKGYIAKVPSGDDFDTFLEVLKELYSPFTLDYAVKETHVPAYKLEQLYDMFIWAGTSISTYFWRAAAAGNRGGWMSGRTGYLSLALRGAIGPEGGTFFHHWHVISVAGKGGSATVGQGKRGTDVPKIDVYNELSWPPEWPISTYELSYLLPHLLADKKWQKKWIDRGLNVPQKLAVWIPRMYNPVWINPDGFRWIDTIKDESKMELTFNLSPVWSETNWYVDYILPVGLAGERHDQHSEATMPARWTSFRQPVMRVALEKAGWKPKNPNRATLEAHIKAGLGEVWEENEFWFDMCVNYIDPKGDIFLDAAKTKTIKSMWESKKNPGRPVTIAEWYDAAFGDNLPNLKVTATSDKRYKNSEYPVYEYMRDHGAWMEENNIYSAQEREIKDDGENYISHGHKYNKADVTIDKRTGVMSAESHGKKKSIGIEIDGKKMEGFATLDKKLDFFCEWLADDWKWPEYAIPFYPRDEKEKKEMVHIVSHVNHSFMSEKNSYALNTVFRLPYNIHTRSANSKHLMEISQNHDPIWISTKDAKRQGFKRGDAIRVRIVDSLTGLESGYFVAMAVPTEGVLPGTLACSHHGGRWKLVNSVSIPNGVTDGKVDSQPVARNMNDPKFMAHSPLNAGKEGGQIKIEDYNGHGGINSFGVPTAELQMDGKVGKLKYVEGIKPFVSERFADYNRDSGNIWWDGLSGSWQNAVAAPHPDPISGMHCWHQKVILEPAQAGDKIGDIYVNYDNNFKVYEGWRDELTRGLDENSTLRRPEHIKRPWVPLSHKAYAVKISK
- a CDS encoding protein disulfide oxidoreductase; translated protein: MKDKIVKYVKEIIVFIVAIAISANIISFYRSNDLNKEALSISTVSLLNNTLYKVPKNKPILIHFWATWCPTCKVEAQNIERISKSFNVLTIAIKSGSDEEIREYLRSRDLTFKVVNDSDGQITQRYGVSVFPTTIIYDKEGSEVFSEVGYTTTIGLWLRMWIAGL
- a CDS encoding inorganic phosphate transporter, giving the protein MEFHTVNKIQKQALKRSASDFTRLGFALFFMIGVLTYSFLSNGGVSNNLFLAVAALIGAYMAMNIGANDVANNVGPAVGSKALTLTTAIIIAATFEAAGALIAGGEVVKTIKNGIIDISAFQGDTNQFIWAMMAALLAAALWLNFATMMRAPVSTTHSIVGAVMGAGIAAAGFNIVDWGTMGSIAASWVISPVLGGIIAALFLFAIKKSIVFKEDKVQAAKTYVPIFVAIMSLAFVTYLILKGIKRIWPNILEFLNTLPMISLEVTKKPTFAVALTAGFIVAIFVYILVKKRINSSTTVLENTKDSVNTLFTIPLIFSAALLSFAHGANDVANAIGPLAAINDAVVNGGVTSDASIPLWVMGVGALGISLGLALYGPKLIKTVGSEITDLDQIRAFSIAMAASLTVILASQLGLPVSSTHIAIGGVFGVGFLREWLHIKDEKNRTIEEDILTIEDERLNKDAYEYELKELLDKSEKLQNDYVRIAELYKLIENEKKIIKSTKKSIKKAKKIQYVRRDAVKKIVAAWLITVPAAAILAGLLFFTIKGIMI
- a CDS encoding peptidylprolyl isomerase, yielding MKKILLTLLIIFSINLNAQSEESYVVLETTQGVIELKLFPEVAPLAVENFITHVKNGYYDGVIFHRIIKDFMIQGGDPTGTGRGGESIWKRSFKDEFKDKLFSRAGVLAMANAGPNTNGSQFFITTAPTPWLNGRHTIFGQATPQSMSIIKKLENVPTLGRSGADRPIEEQKIIKAYIKKQ
- a CDS encoding HU family DNA-binding protein, giving the protein MNKAQFVELVQASGNYKTKVEAEAAIKAFTEAVTSALVKKESVSLVGFGSFEAALQKGKSGKVPGTDKTYTTQDKMVPKFKAGKGLKDRVAAGK